A window from Citrus sinensis cultivar Valencia sweet orange chromosome 5, DVS_A1.0, whole genome shotgun sequence encodes these proteins:
- the LOC127902585 gene encoding serine/threonine-protein kinase ZRK3-like: MRSILRKSKNREDRETTNNSKTENMMRNGASVLKELIASSNGKYNPYRIFSAQELKLATNNYDQKNVITEDWGCILYKGFWQERLISVMRFRESNRDGHGSCINNIVYAAQMSHNHILKLVGCCLETQIPILAFESVEYGNLRDRILSASQPQIEPLLMKHRLKIAMDIAHALAYLHFGFPRPIVYRDFKTAHILFNEENGAKLFDFSLSISIPEGETHVTDRVMGTMGYCAPEYLSTGVFNEKSDVFGFGVFLFELLTGQIISDLVKAARNLGCPFEEYFKKFIEDNSFTEIVDRIIIQDILCLRKEQQLHASAQLMFECLKESPVDRPTMVDVAKKLRQIYCSFM; the protein is encoded by the coding sequence ATGAGgtccattttgagaaaatccaAGAATAGGGAGGACAGAGAGACtactaataatagtaaaacagAAAATATGATGAGAAATGGCGCGAGTGTGCTAAAAGAGTTGATAGCGTCTTCTAATGGTAAATATAATCCTTATCGTATCTTCTCTGCTCAAGAACTGAAGCTAGCAACTAACAACTATGACCAGAAAAACGTTATAACTGAAGACTGGGGGTGTATATTGTACAAGGGATTTTGGCAGGAGCGCCTAATTTCTGTTATGAGGTTTCGAGAATCTAATCGTGATGGACACGGAAGTTGTATTAACAACATTGTCTATGCAGCACAAATGAGTCACAATCACATTTTAAAGCTAGTTGGATGCTGCTTAGAGACTCAAATTCCCATTCTAGCTTTTGAATCTGTGGAGTATGGGAATCTTCGTGATCGCATTTTAAGTGCTTCTCAACCTCAGATTGAACCATTACTAATGAAACATAGGTTAAAGATTGCAATGGATATCGCTCATGCACTTGCTTATCTTCACTTTGGATTTCCCAGGCCAATCGTTTATAGAGATTTCAAGACAGCACATATCTTGTTCAATGAAGAAAATGGTgcaaaattgtttgatttttcactATCCATATCCATTCCTGAAGGTGAAACCCACGTTACTGATAGAGTGATGGGAACAATGGGATATTGTGCACCTGAGTACCTAAGCACAGGTGTTTTCAATGAAAAGTCGGatgtttttggttttggtgtGTTTCTATTTGAGCTTTTGACGGGACAGATTATCTCTGACCTTGTGAAGGCTGCGCGCAATCTCGGCTGTCCTTTCGaggaatattttaagaaatttattgaAGACAATAGTTTTACTGAGATAGTAGATCGTATTATTATTCAAGACATATTATGTCTTCGGAAAGAGCAGCAATTGCATGCTTCTGCACAACTTATGTTTGAATGTCTCAAAGAATCACCGGTAGATCGGCCAACAATGGTTGATGTTGCAAAAAAACTCAGACAAATTTATTGCTCTTTCATGTAA